ACAGGTGCCTTCTCTCATTCGTTTGGATTAGAAACAGCATTGTCTGAAGGTACAATTACTAGTGCAAGTGACTTACACGCTTGGTTAGAAGGTTTCATTGTAGGAAGTTTTGCGACTATGGAAGCATCAGCTGTATATTTCTCTCACTCTTTACTATCTGATCACATTCAAGACTGGAATGAGATTGAGTATATTGATACATGGAAAGAACCTATAACATTATTAGATCTACGTATGACATTATCGAAATTAGCAAGAGAATCTCGTATTGGAAGTGTAAAAATTGGTCGACAATATGTACGAATGGGCATGCAATTGTATCCTGATGCTCATTTACAGATCTATGATCAATTGATTCAATCTGGATCATGTTTTGGAAATGCAGCGATCGCTCATGGTTGGGTATGTTCTTATTTGGGGGTATCTGCAGAAACGGCAATATTGACACATCTGTATACATCAGTAAATGCACTTATTCAAAATGCAGTACGTGCTGCGCCCATAGGTCAGACGCAAGGTCAGCATATTTTGTCGAGTTTATTTTTGCATATGGAACAAGTAACTAGCCATACAATTGCACAACCACCGGCTTTTCTTCATCTTGCCAATGCAGCTATCTTGCATGAAATTCAAGCTATGCGCCATGAAACACTATACTCGCGATTATTTATGTCTTGATGACTTTCAATAGAATAAAGGGGGTTTACTAATCATGTGTGAAGGAACTAATCATCATCATCATCACGATTGGGTAGTACAACAGTTTCCAGGGAATCGGCCGTTTCGGATAGGCATTGGCGGCCCAGTGGGCTCAGGAAAAACGGCACTCGTAGAACGACTTTGTGCTCATTTAACTGAGCGTTATAGTGTGGCCGTTATAACAAATGACATCTATACGAAAGAAGACGCACTGATTCTTGCTCATACAGGGGTACTTGAACAAGATCGAATCATCGGTGTTGAAACAGGTGGGTGTCCTCATACAGCTATTCGCGAAGACGCATCAATGAATTTGGAAGCTATTTCTGAATTAGAATCTCGTTTTCCTGACCTTGACTTGATCTTTCTTGAAAGTGGTGGTGATAATCTTGCTGCAGCATTTAGCCCTGAGTTAGTGGATGTATTTATTTACGTCATTGATGTAGCTCAAGGTGAGAAGATCCCACGTAAAGGTGGCCCTGGTATTATGAGATCGGATATGCTCGTCATTAATAAGATCGATTTAGCAGAATTTGTGCGTGCTAGTCTCCATGTAATGGAGAGTGACACCAAAAAGATGAGGGGAGAACGGCCATACGTAATGACTAATCTCTATAAAGAGACCGGTGTAGGGACATTGGTTGATTGGCTTGTGGCACGTGTAGAATCTGGTAAACAACTCTCATCGTGAATGGATATTGGGAAGGTATCGTAGAAAAGTGTAATGGCCGTTCGAGCTTGATGAGTTCTTCACAAAAGGCACCGTTAAAAATAGCTAAGCCGTTTGCGCGATCAGATGGGGGGCTGACTATTTATTTAATGGATGCATCCCCAGGCTTATTTGGTGGAGATCTTCAGACCATTATCTGTCGCATTGGATGTAATAGCAGTCTTTATCTGACAAACCAATCATCCTGTAAAATTCATCCATCACATACACAAGAGTTAAGTCTTCAGATGCAAACGTTCTACATTGAAAATGGGGCGTTGTTTGAATATATACCTGAACCGATTGTACCATATGAAGGGAGTAGATATGAGGGAGCAACTACTCTTTACATGCAAACGGGTGGTAGTGCCATTATTGGTGAAATACTTACACCTGGACGCATTGGGAGAGGAGAGGTTTTTTTATTTCGAAAATTTCAAAGCACATTTTCAGTGTACTGGGATGAACAGTGCATGGTATGGGACACGCTTGTTATAGAGCCAATGCGCATATCAAATCGTTTAATCATGGGAACTTTTACTCATGTGGGTACTCTGTATGTTTTATCAGAAATGATGAACGAGTCACATGTAGTTGCCATTCGAAAAGTACTTGATTCTATTGTGGGAATAGATGTTTATGCTGGTTGTAGTGCTTTACAAAAGAATGGCATGATTGTCCGAATGTTAGGCAATCATGCTTGGCGATTACAAGAGGTTATGCGAGAATGCCACATGCATATTCGCAAAATAATTTTTGGACTGGAAGCCATTGATATTCGTAAATAAATATTCATTATGTTTAGTTCCTAACTTAGAGTACAATGTACACAAGACGAAGTCAGTTGGGCAGAATTGAAAGGAACAATTGAAGATGCAACTTTACGAGGAAGCTAAGGAGTTCATTATGACTTGCTATGATGAACTTGGTAAAAGTCTGGACGAAACTACATATAGATTAACTCTGATAAAGGATGCTATTGAACGAGAAGGAACTTATGAACTTACATATGAAGAGCTGGAACATGGGGCAAGAATGGCTTGGAGAAATAATAATCGATGCATAGGACGTTTATTTTGGCAATCACTCAAAGTATTTGATGAGCGAAAATTACTAACTACTAATGATATAGCATCTGCACTATATCGACATATCGAGTATGCAACTAATTTTGGCAGAATACGTCCTACAATTACTGTATTTCATTCAAAAGTGCGTGTATGGAATCATCAACTGATACGCTATGCAGGATATGAATCTGAGCTTTGCGTCATTGGAGATCCCCAATCTGTGCCGTTTACTCGTGTTTGTGAGGATTTAGGGTGGAAGGGGAAAGGCACACCGTTTGATGTACTACCATTAGTGATACAAGTTAATGAAGAGCCACCCCAATGGTTTTCCATCCCTGAATCATTGGTTTTGGAAATCAATATTATTCATCCGGATATACCATCTTTTCAATCATTGGGACTTAAATGGTACTCTGTCCCGATGATAGCTGATATGACATTGGATATAGGTGGGCTAATCTTTCAAGCAGCACCATTCAATGGATGGTATATGGAAACGGAAATTGGTGCTCGTAATTTAGCGGATTCAAATCGTTATAACATGTTACCAAAAGTTGCGTCTCTTTTAGGTCTCAATATGAAAACAGAGGCATCCTTATGGAAAGATAGAGCTTTACTTGAATTAAACACTGCTGTTTTGTATTCATTTAAGGAACAAGGTGTGATGATCGTTGATCATCACACTGCTGCGAAGCAGTTTGAACGGTTTGAACAGATGGAAAAAGATGAGGAACGTAAAGTTACAGGAGATTGGACTTGGCTAATTCCTCCTGTATCCCCTGCAACCACTCATATATTTCATAGCCATTATGACAATGTAGTTGTTAAGCCTAACTACTTTTCGCAAAAAAATCCTTTTTGAACAACCTCTTATTGATAACATCTTCGCACAAGATAGATCATAGATGTTCTTTTGTTAGACTGTTTGTTTTATTTTTTGGAGGTGAATAATCACATGAGAACATACTCATTTAAGGCAGGAGTTAATTTAGGCGGATGGTTATCACAATTTCAAAAATACAGTGCTAAGCATTTTGATACATTTATTACAGAAGTAGATATCAAAAGGATTGCAGATTGGGGAATGGATCATATACGACTGCCTATCGATTATGCATTGCTCGAAGATGACAATTGTCTGGGAGTGTATAAAGAAGAAGGTTATTTTTATATTGACCAGTGTTTAGATTGGTGTAGAACGCAGGGTCTCGGTGTGATTTTGGATTTACATCGAGCACCAGGGTATAGCTTTAACACGCTTGATGTAAACTCGCTTTTTTCAAACCCGTTCATACAAGAACGATATGTGCATCTTTGGGAATCCATTGTTTCAAGATACCGCACACTCGATGATCAACTGCAAGTTGAATTACTTAATGAAGTAGTTGAACCAACGAGTGAACGTTGGAATCGACTTGCGCATAAGACTATTGAAGCCATTCGTCGTATAGATCCTAATCGATATATAATTTTTGGAGGTAATCATTACAATTCAATTGATCAATTATCTACTATCGAACTTGTATCTAATGATGATCGGATCATTTATACATTTCACTTTTATAAGCCACATCTCTTTACACATCAAGGTGCATCTTGGGATAAAATAACTCGTGAATATCAAACTTCACTTTACTATCCTGGTGATTTCAGAGAGGTTGAAGAATATGCTAGAATGCATCCTGAATATAGTTCCCAATTACAGGATTTGCCGAAGTATATTGACATATCCTATCTTCATGGTCTGATACAGCCTGCTATTGATTTTACATTGCAAACCGGAAAACCGCTCTACTGTGGTGAATATGGCGTAATTGATTTGGCACCTCTAGCGAGCAGGATCGCATGGCATCGGGATTTTGTAGGTATATTGCAGGAATTAAAGATCGGGCGTTCCTGTTGGTCGTACAAAGAGATGAATTTTGGACTCGTCAATCAAAATGGCATTGTCGTACATGAGGAACTCGTGAACATTGTAAGTCAGCGGTAAATACCACTATGAATTTGTCCTATTGTTTACGACGGTCAAAAAATTGAGATCACTTTCGTAATCTAATAGGGTAAGGATACGCGACTTCGAATGAACTTCTCACTATACAAGGAGGACCGACATGATGGAAAACCAATACCGTTTGGTAAAAGTGACTCAATCGGACGGCCCAAGCCATGAACAATCAGATCATGTACATGATAACGATTATGGCCAGAGAGAGTTTAGTAAGAATGAACATTCGCAGAAGCACCATCCTGTTCTTTGGCTGCTAGGTATTTTGGCCGTTGTATTCATTGTAGCTGTAGCAATATGGATGAATAGTGTATCTTCATCTTTGGGCCATACCAACCAAATTGTTACAAGTAATGCTACTCAACTTTCTCATGTATCTAATCAATTAACAAGTATTCAAGTGTGGATCCGTGCGATTTCACAGCAATTGAACCAGTTACAAAATGAAATAAGCAACATTGCAACCATTGCACTAAGTCATTTGAATCATCACTAATGCAAAAATGCTCCTTGAATGAGAATCATTATTTGTAAAGTATTCAAAGAACGAGCACGACATACTGTAGTGACGTGCTCGTTCTTTGAATTCACACCACCGATATACTAATAATGACCAAGCATTCCTTTTCTTCGTGCATAGGTTGATGCGCGAAGAAAAACCAACATACCAATCGTTAACCAAAGTGATGCATTGATTAAACTCCAAAATAGCCAATCACCATGTGTGAATAATGGCGAATGGTTAATCATCATTTGCTTTAATAAACCTATCATGGGCGCTAAAGGTATGATAATTGCAATATTTTTCTCTACACCAGGTAACTGTGTAAATGGAGTCATCACCATAAATAGAAAGATAAACTGAAGAAGATTTAAAAAATTGTTGGTTCGTTTAAATATGATCGTGATACTTGCTACTAAATAGCCGAGTCCACTAGCCGCAATCGACGACAGAATCAATGGAACAATGTCTAGCCAAGAAAAGTGAAGATGGCGCCCTGTTAAATAGGTAATCACTAAAAGAACAATCAGCGTCATCCCTAAGTTGATCAATAAATTAGCGATTAATCGTAAAAACAAGACCGTTTTGGCTGAAACGCGATTTAGATAAAGCTGCTCTAATGTTCCATTTTGTGCTTCATTAGAAATGGACCAACCCATATCTCCAATGACAGTAAGTAGTAAGGAAAAAAGAGCATAACTTACGACAATATCACTCAATCGATTTCCAAATACGCTATTACCTGAAATATAGGCTGCTCCTAAAAATAATCCATAAAATAGAATGATCATAATTGCAACAGAACTGATAAATTCAGTTGGGTAACGTCTAAACTCAATGAAAATACGGCGAAATTCAGCCTGAAATGCATGCCATATCAAGGTTCTAAGCTCCTTTATTCTACATAGTGGCGAAAAACAGATGCTAAATCTGCTAGATCTCGTTCCATTCTAAGTAATGAACATGGTTCTGTGGTTCGCAATATATCATATAGTTCTTTTTGAGTGGTAATCGATATGTAAAATGTTTTTTCATCTACAAAATCTGCACCACGTTCGCTAATAATTTGGCGCTGTGAGTGAGTTAATGGTTCACCTAGTTCAAAAATATATTTATTTTCACTAAATTGCTCAAGTACGTCATGTGTATGTCCCTCTAATACAACTCTTCCTTTTCTAACAATACATACACGATCAGCCAATGTTTGTGCAACTTCCATCTGATGAGTGGTTAATAGAATGCCGACATGTTCTTCTTTTGCTAATCGTATGATGAGTTCTTGAATGCGATCAGCAGCTTGAAGATCCAGTCCAAGTGTCGGTTCATCAAGTAATAAGAGGGAAGGCGAATGCATGAGTGCTGCACAGATCGCTACTTGTTGTTGCATACCTCGACTAAGCTTTTGTAGAGTATCATGAGCTTTATCCTGCAGACCAAAATTTGATAATAAGTCCATGGCGCGCTCTTTTGCTATGCGATGTGGATACCCTTTGAGGCCAGCCCAATATATTAAATTTTCCAATGGAGTTAAACGCCAATATAAGTTCCTTGAGCCTTCTAACACAGCACCTACATGTGATATTGCTTTACGACTGTGTTTTTTTATGCTGTGCCCACAGATGAATGCTTCTCCATCGTCTGGTTGGATAAGACCAGCAATCATTTTAATGCTTGTCGTTTTGCCTGCTCCATTTGGACCTAAAAAAGCAAGTACTTCTCCTGCTACTAGTTGCAAGCTCACGTCATCCACTGCTATAAATGGTTTTTTATCTTTTCCTACATAGTGCTTGCGCAGCGATTGTACATCAAGTATCATTCATTATTCACAACCTCTTTAGGCGTTATTAGGAAATATAATCTTGTTTATGGCAACAAAAATTGATACTTCCATGTCTTTAAATAATATACTGCAGGATTAATTTTTACTAGATACATTGAACTAAAAATTTAAAAAATAACGATTTAAAATGATATGAAGTGTGTTTTATGTAGGATGGTTTATATTTGCATATCGATAAAAAATGCAAGTGGATGTCTAGATATCTTCACCTTCTAAAGTCAATAAACGAGCTTTCATAGGTATCCCACCACGGTATCCGGTTAACGTATGATTTTTTCCAATTACACGATGGCAGGGAATGATGATAGGAATAGGGTTGGCACCGCATGCTGTTCCAACTGCTCTGACAGCAGTAGTATGGTTGATACTTGCTGCAACATCAGAATAACTCCTAAGTTCACCAAATGGAATTTGGATCAATGATAACCAAACCTTTTTTTGAAATGAAGTACCATGAGGATCAAGTGGGCAGCTAAATACTTTGCGATCTCCTTTTAAATACTCAATAATTTGGCTACTATAGAATGCTATCTTATTGTCATCATGAATTAAAACGGGCCTTGAAATATGTTTCTTTACCCAATGCTCCATTGTTTGAAAGGTTTCATTGGGTAAAGTGAGAAAACAAAGACCTTGTTCTGTTGTTGCTAGATAAAAAGACCACTCGTCATGTACGAAAGAACCCCAGTACACAGAGATGGATGAAGTGATCATGTGATTACTCCTCTAAAGTATTGAGACATCTAAGATTTTAGTCTCCAGTATACATTATTTTTACGTTCCATCAGTTGATGACCAACCAATTCTCTCTTTAAGGTTGAAAAATCAGGGTGATGACGTTTAATTCTTTCATTAACTTCTGATTCTGCATAGCGAGTGCCCATATCAAATTTACCTGCTAACCACGTAAGCACAATAAGTCGTTTTTTACGACTTGCTGGAATTTCTTTTAGTTCTTCACCACTCAAAAAATCCCGCAATACTTTGCGTTCCCACGCATCTTCCTGAATATCTTCTGTCATTTGGGATAGTTTTTCGGGTGTCAACATGAGATGTACATTGGTTAAACTATCCGATAAAAATCGATAAAAATGAACATTGCCATCTATGCGCATCTCGACGATTCCGAGTTCTCGCAAACGATTCAAATGATGCGAGACAGTGGGTGGCTTAAGGTTGAGATAGGCGGCTAATTCCTCTACGTTAGCTTCTTGATTCACCAAAAGTCCAAGAATGCGCAAACGACTTTCATCAGCTAACACCTTAAGAAATTGGACGAGAATGTGATTTTCTTCTTGATGCATCGACCATTCCTCCAGAAAATGTGTTATATAATTATTTGTGGTCAAAAGAATCTTTAGACTCTTTTGACCACGGGAAAGTAAAATCTCATTATCCTAAGTCATTGACAAAGTTAGTCGCGTTAATAGATCCCCAGCCTGTCACATTGTTATAACCAGGACCACAGGAATAATATCCGTTATTACCAGAAGTGATTTGATTAAAATCTGTGTTATAGTTGTAGGCTGCATCTTGATAAATATTTGGATCTGCTTCACCAATTGAAGAATATCCTTGGTAGGCTAAATCTTGATCGATGAGAGCGAATGTTGCAGTCATTTGTGGAGCTACGAAACTGGTTCCACCAGCCACATTCCAAGCGCCATTGTAATAGAAAGAGTATCCTGTATTTGGATCAGCATTCAATGCAATATCTGGAGTTTGCCGCTGACCATCTTGTGGCACGTTTTCACCAGTTTGCCAACTTGGTTCAGACCATACTGAACTTTGTCCACCGCCAGAACCACTCCACCCTGTTTCACTTTGAATCGTATCATTACTATTGAGAATTAACTTTGTTCCTCCACATGCTGTAACGTAGGGATCTGATGAAGGATAGTCAACAGCAAGATTACTTGTTCCATCAGTAGCTCCGTTATCCCCAGAAGCTACAAATACACTTTGACCTTGTGAAGCCATCTGAGAAAAAATATTGTCGTCTGCTGTTAACTCTGACTGCGACATATTTGATTCGGCAGTACCCCAACTAGTAGACAGGACCTGTGCTGCATCCGCAGAAGCTGCTGCATTATAGACATCGGTAAAAGTCCCTAAGCTTGAATTTGCACCTTCGTACATAATGACATTTGCTCCAGGTGCTGTAGCACTCGACCATTCTAGGTCAAGCGTGGTTTCTGGATTAATTTGAGAAGGAGTGCCACCGACATTGACATCCGTTACAGATGGGGTAGGAAGGCCATAAGCTTGGTCAAATGTAGCAATATCACTTGAGTTATACGTATCAGCCGTTAGAATTCCAATTGTAACTCCCGATCCGTTTATTCCTTCATTATATAGCGGGTTATAATTATATGCCGTTTCAATTTGACTCGGCGTATAACCAGACGTCGCTGTAAGTTGATGGGCAGTAGCCGTTTGTTTCATGATAAGGTGAGTATGCATTTGGTGATAATTGCTTAATCCAATAACAGCAGATATAAGTGAACTGACTTGAGTAGGTAACTTAACAGATGATTGGGGTGCGTAAAAGTTCTTGCTGCCTACTTTATAATTGCCAATCTGAACTCCAAACGTTTGTTCAATATTTTTTGTATTGCCTGTCACATCGATTAACATTCGATTAGCGTAAGTTTTTTGGATGTGTAAGCCCGAAGATTGTAAGTAATTCATGACCGTTTGATATTGCGCAACAGATGGTCCAAATTTTGAAGTAAACTCTCCTGGCTTTAACCATTGATGATATTCTGAAGATCCTTTTGTATATTGATCGTGCAGTAAAGATTGCAATTGACTTTGATTTTGCAGATGCAGGGCAACCGTAATACTCATAGTGCTATTTGGATCATGTACACCAATGAGTGTAGCATGCGTTAAAAATGGTTCTGTGCTACCGGGAAGTGCAGTCATTGTTGTTACATTCCCTTGAGCACCAGTACTTGCTGCATAAGCAGGTAATGCTGTAGCGCATAAAAAACCAGCAGCTAACATGGTCATTCTGATTTTCCACTTCACTGAAAACCCTCCTTTTAACTGGATAATGTAAATATTCTAACTACATCAGTACTTTACCATAGGAGATTGGTTAACATGTGTTAGCGATTCTAACACATGTAAATCAGCTTTATATGTTATAATATTAAATTGTATTTTACTGGCTTGGGCCCATCCATGTAGAGGATAGGCCCAAGCTTCATTCATGATAGTTATATAATTGTAACGACACAACTCATGGATTAAAAACTTTAATTAGTTTTTCGAAATGACTTCTGATGATCTTGTCATGACTACTGCAGGTACTCTTTCATGGATGAAGCCATAACCAACGCATCATACAAGTTGCCTTGTGAAGTAATGCTAAATAAGTTAGAATCTTCTGCAAAGCTAATTTCAATTTGTGTAGTGACTACAGTACCATGAGTGTTTGCTAAGTTGCGAATCCATACGAGTCCATGGGTAGGTGGTAAATAAATAGAATTTAATATGTTCGTGACTTCCTTAGCCTGCTCAACATTGAGTTTGGAATCTGGTCCTCGAACGCCTAATGTCCAGTCTCCCTCGTGCCATACAATAGTTTGTTTTTGTTTTCCTTGATAGATTATCCCGTTTAAATTTGTTTCTAAATGAATGGTACCTGTTGGGATTTGATTAGCTAACACTTGGTGTACTCCGTACATCATTTGTTGTCTTGCTGCGTGATTGGATGCAAAGTGAGTCCCACCTACATCTGCTAAAAGTGGCGCTGCAATGGAGTTGAGCTCTGGTTCGTTGATCTCGTATGGAATATTTGTTTCAAAGATTGAATCTGTATAGGTAAATGATTTTGCTGCAACAAAGACAGATATATAAGGGTTTTTAATTGAATTTCTTCGGGAAATCGTTTGTGGTAACCATGTTGGCTCCCATATGGGGAATGTTGTACCCATTTGCCTTGCTTGATTGCGTGCTGCAACTAGAGGAGTGGGCCAGTTAGTTGACATCGGTAAGACATTTATGGTCCTCTGAAGACTGGCATTTTGACCATTTTGATAGGAGGCATGAAAGGTAAATGTCTGTGGACCTGCTCCAGTGAGATGGAAGTCTGCGTGAAACCTACCATCTGCAGAAAGAGTAGCTACTGCTTTGGCCACAGGATAACCACTAGAGATGTCCGTCCATATGGTTACCTGTTTATTACTCGTAGGATCGATGACTCTTCCAGAGACTCGTACGGTGTTGACAGCCCACATCATAGGTGTATAAAGAATCACTTGCGCAGACGGGCTTGTTACTACAGATGATCCGTTATTTGTTGATTTAGCCGGTAGGATAGTTACTGTTGGAGATGACGTTTTGCTTGTTGATTTTGGTGAAGATATTGATGAATGTGTGGAATTCTCGTGATGTGTAGTAGAAGGTGAGGATAGTAATGGTGATGTACCACATCCAGTCATAGTGGAAATTCCAAGGATACCAATAGCTATTGCGTAAATGTAAGGTTTCAATGCTGATCTTCCTTTCTGTATGTCATTTGTTAGACGCCAAACAAATGAAACAGGTTACTTTATTTTCAAAAGATCAGAAGGTGTTTATTTCAATAAAAAAACCATCCGATCTATAGTCATGTTCATGACGTATGGATCGGATGGTTTACATTGCATTCAATTATTGATTAACTTGAATCTGCAATCCTTTTGCAACACGTGCTCCAAATGACTCATCGGCTAAAATAAAATGGTTCACTTGACGAATTTTAATATCTAATGCGACCGATTGCATCGCAGTGACGATATTGTCAATCAGATCTGTTTGTTCTGTTTCACTCAACAATCGATACAAATCTCCAGCTTGT
This genomic interval from Sulfoacidibacillus ferrooxidans contains the following:
- the ureG gene encoding urease accessory protein UreG; this encodes MCEGTNHHHHHDWVVQQFPGNRPFRIGIGGPVGSGKTALVERLCAHLTERYSVAVITNDIYTKEDALILAHTGVLEQDRIIGVETGGCPHTAIREDASMNLEAISELESRFPDLDLIFLESGGDNLAAAFSPELVDVFIYVIDVAQGEKIPRKGGPGIMRSDMLVINKIDLAEFVRASLHVMESDTKKMRGERPYVMTNLYKETGVGTLVDWLVARVESGKQLSS
- a CDS encoding S53 family peptidase codes for the protein MKWKIRMTMLAAGFLCATALPAYAASTGAQGNVTTMTALPGSTEPFLTHATLIGVHDPNSTMSITVALHLQNQSQLQSLLHDQYTKGSSEYHQWLKPGEFTSKFGPSVAQYQTVMNYLQSSGLHIQKTYANRMLIDVTGNTKNIEQTFGVQIGNYKVGSKNFYAPQSSVKLPTQVSSLISAVIGLSNYHQMHTHLIMKQTATAHQLTATSGYTPSQIETAYNYNPLYNEGINGSGVTIGILTADTYNSSDIATFDQAYGLPTPSVTDVNVGGTPSQINPETTLDLEWSSATAPGANVIMYEGANSSLGTFTDVYNAAASADAAQVLSTSWGTAESNMSQSELTADDNIFSQMASQGQSVFVASGDNGATDGTSNLAVDYPSSDPYVTACGGTKLILNSNDTIQSETGWSGSGGGQSSVWSEPSWQTGENVPQDGQRQTPDIALNADPNTGYSFYYNGAWNVAGGTSFVAPQMTATFALIDQDLAYQGYSSIGEADPNIYQDAAYNYNTDFNQITSGNNGYYSCGPGYNNVTGWGSINATNFVNDLG
- a CDS encoding metalloregulator ArsR/SmtB family transcription factor; the encoded protein is MHQEENHILVQFLKVLADESRLRILGLLVNQEANVEELAAYLNLKPPTVSHHLNRLRELGIVEMRIDGNVHFYRFLSDSLTNVHLMLTPEKLSQMTEDIQEDAWERKVLRDFLSGEELKEIPASRKKRLIVLTWLAGKFDMGTRYAESEVNERIKRHHPDFSTLKRELVGHQLMERKNNVYWRLKS
- a CDS encoding methylated-DNA--[protein]-cysteine S-methyltransferase translates to MITSSISVYWGSFVHDEWSFYLATTEQGLCFLTLPNETFQTMEHWVKKHISRPVLIHDDNKIAFYSSQIIEYLKGDRKVFSCPLDPHGTSFQKKVWLSLIQIPFGELRSYSDVAASINHTTAVRAVGTACGANPIPIIIPCHRVIGKNHTLTGYRGGIPMKARLLTLEGEDI
- a CDS encoding urease accessory protein UreF, with amino-acid sequence MDQAMLPLLQLADSSFPTGAFSHSFGLETALSEGTITSASDLHAWLEGFIVGSFATMEASAVYFSHSLLSDHIQDWNEIEYIDTWKEPITLLDLRMTLSKLARESRIGSVKIGRQYVRMGMQLYPDAHLQIYDQLIQSGSCFGNAAIAHGWVCSYLGVSAETAILTHLYTSVNALIQNAVRAAPIGQTQGQHILSSLFLHMEQVTSHTIAQPPAFLHLANAAILHEIQAMRHETLYSRLFMS
- a CDS encoding ABC transporter permease; the protein is MIWHAFQAEFRRIFIEFRRYPTEFISSVAIMIILFYGLFLGAAYISGNSVFGNRLSDIVVSYALFSLLLTVIGDMGWSISNEAQNGTLEQLYLNRVSAKTVLFLRLIANLLINLGMTLIVLLVITYLTGRHLHFSWLDIVPLILSSIAASGLGYLVASITIIFKRTNNFLNLLQFIFLFMVMTPFTQLPGVEKNIAIIIPLAPMIGLLKQMMINHSPLFTHGDWLFWSLINASLWLTIGMLVFLRASTYARRKGMLGHY
- a CDS encoding nitric oxide synthase oxygenase codes for the protein MQLYEEAKEFIMTCYDELGKSLDETTYRLTLIKDAIEREGTYELTYEELEHGARMAWRNNNRCIGRLFWQSLKVFDERKLLTTNDIASALYRHIEYATNFGRIRPTITVFHSKVRVWNHQLIRYAGYESELCVIGDPQSVPFTRVCEDLGWKGKGTPFDVLPLVIQVNEEPPQWFSIPESLVLEINIIHPDIPSFQSLGLKWYSVPMIADMTLDIGGLIFQAAPFNGWYMETEIGARNLADSNRYNMLPKVASLLGLNMKTEASLWKDRALLELNTAVLYSFKEQGVMIVDHHTAAKQFERFEQMEKDEERKVTGDWTWLIPPVSPATTHIFHSHYDNVVVKPNYFSQKNPF
- a CDS encoding urease accessory protein UreD, translated to MSSSQKAPLKIAKPFARSDGGLTIYLMDASPGLFGGDLQTIICRIGCNSSLYLTNQSSCKIHPSHTQELSLQMQTFYIENGALFEYIPEPIVPYEGSRYEGATTLYMQTGGSAIIGEILTPGRIGRGEVFLFRKFQSTFSVYWDEQCMVWDTLVIEPMRISNRLIMGTFTHVGTLYVLSEMMNESHVVAIRKVLDSIVGIDVYAGCSALQKNGMIVRMLGNHAWRLQEVMRECHMHIRKIIFGLEAIDIRK
- a CDS encoding glycoside hydrolase family 5 protein: MRTYSFKAGVNLGGWLSQFQKYSAKHFDTFITEVDIKRIADWGMDHIRLPIDYALLEDDNCLGVYKEEGYFYIDQCLDWCRTQGLGVILDLHRAPGYSFNTLDVNSLFSNPFIQERYVHLWESIVSRYRTLDDQLQVELLNEVVEPTSERWNRLAHKTIEAIRRIDPNRYIIFGGNHYNSIDQLSTIELVSNDDRIIYTFHFYKPHLFTHQGASWDKITREYQTSLYYPGDFREVEEYARMHPEYSSQLQDLPKYIDISYLHGLIQPAIDFTLQTGKPLYCGEYGVIDLAPLASRIAWHRDFVGILQELKIGRSCWSYKEMNFGLVNQNGIVVHEELVNIVSQR
- a CDS encoding ABC transporter ATP-binding protein produces the protein MILDVQSLRKHYVGKDKKPFIAVDDVSLQLVAGEVLAFLGPNGAGKTTSIKMIAGLIQPDDGEAFICGHSIKKHSRKAISHVGAVLEGSRNLYWRLTPLENLIYWAGLKGYPHRIAKERAMDLLSNFGLQDKAHDTLQKLSRGMQQQVAICAALMHSPSLLLLDEPTLGLDLQAADRIQELIIRLAKEEHVGILLTTHQMEVAQTLADRVCIVRKGRVVLEGHTHDVLEQFSENKYIFELGEPLTHSQRQIISERGADFVDEKTFYISITTQKELYDILRTTEPCSLLRMERDLADLASVFRHYVE